The following proteins are encoded in a genomic region of Garra rufa unplaced genomic scaffold, GarRuf1.0 hap1_unplaced_002, whole genome shotgun sequence:
- the LOC141305338 gene encoding uncharacterized protein produces MKEGGRVHSENDGATESLDKPHPITGTSDRFSLYDRFHQRNQKQEKEKLRSLDLVPELTGLINSSMAEQLNRELANSRYFLCQLKDVHFMFALRLVFHLHNTQINRSFMDKMVRQTQGSAEVGPDGRLCLFTAYRGTHSTLQNPECIKGKKKELISEEGQRFSTSLFPILKENKNLKTSDTVVFPRCVSRKENPEIGDHFIMWVLCGQSHELRVFDSMGLYKDIPKQHMEILCHAFSNTWNLADWTISYPPQWLQSQMDVNNCGVFVCTMAEMELKGYTLTKESIGLSQTQYLREYHATVLVKDVVVEDSMKNPEKPMQCMAGDLRVCCFQKVGEGPLYPSVVKILWVQCDLCLGWLHTDCAGVKEAEAKKGTFKCGCGCDLTQPYAFDSTQKALRLGIENIISDEDIQALHKAFHSEALKSCRFYMWKHPETSMKFKQHLKPQQCHFSQSDVRSESFTFYLLYILSYITTRPIPYPKLFNILMFNI; encoded by the exons ATGAAGGAAGGTGGACGTGTCCACAGTGAAAATGATGGTGCCACAGAATCACTAGACAAACCTCACCCCATCACTGGAACCTCAGATAGATTTTCTTTGTATGACCGCTTTCATCAGCGTAATCAAAAACAGGAAAAAGAGAAACTGAGAAGCCTTGACCTTGTCCCAGAACTTACTGGACTCATCAACTCTTCCATGGCAGAACAACTTAATCGAGAACTCGCCAATTCTCGATATTTCCTGTGTCAGCTTAAAGATGTCCATTTCATGTTTGCACTTCGTTTGGTGTTCCATTTACACAACACACAAATTAACAGATCATTTATGGACAAAATGGTAAGACAGACGCAAGGATCAGCTGAAGTTGGTCCAGATGGAAGACTGTGCCTCTTCACTGCAT ATAGAGGCACTCACTCAACATTGCAGAATCCTGAGTGTatcaaaggaaaaaagaaagaattaatCTCAGAGGAAGGACAACGCTTTAGCACATCACTTTTCCCCATCTTGAAGGAAAACAAG aaCCTTAAAACCAGTGACACTGTAGTTTTTCCTCGATGTGTCAGTCGCAAAGAGAACCCTGAGATCGGGGACCACTTCATTATGTGG gtGTTATGTGGTCAAAGTCATGAGCTCCGGGTGTTTGATTCCATGGGGCTTTACAAAGACATACCAAAACAACATATGGAAATACTTTG TCATGCCTTCAGTAACACATGGAATCTTGCTGATTGGACAATCTCTTATCCACCACAGTGGCTTCAGAGCCAGATGGATGTAAACAACTGTGGAGTGTTTGTATGCACT ATGGCAGAGATGGAGCTGAAGGGGTACACTCTGACCAAAGAGAGCATTGGTCtgtcacaaacacaatatctacgAGAATACCATGCAACAGTCTTAGTAAAAGATGTTGTTGTAGAG GACTCAATGAAAAACCCAGAAAAACCAATGCAATGCATGGCTGGTGACTTGCGTGTGTGCTGTTTCCAAAAAGTGGGCGAAGG GCCATTGTACCCCAGTGTTGTAAAGATCCTGTGGGTACAGTGTGACTTGTGTTTGGGCTGGCTACACACAGATTGTGCTGGAGTGAAAGAAGCTGAGGCCAAAAAAGGAACTTTTAAATGTGGATGTGGATGTGATTTGACACAGCCATACGCCTTTGATAG CACTCAGAAGGCTTTGAGACTTGGAATTGAGAACATAATCTCAGATGAGGACATACAA GCTTTACATAAAGCTTTTCACAGTGAGGCTCTCAAATCCTGCCGattttacatgtggaagcatcctGAGACATCAATGAAATTCAAGCAGCACTTAAAGCCACAACAGTGCCATTTCAGTCAAAGTGATGTAAGAAGCGAAAGTTTCACATTTTACTTGCTGTATATTTTGAGTTATATTACCACCAGACCGATTCCTTatcctaaattatttaatattctcatgtttaatatttaa